One Bradyrhizobium zhanjiangense DNA segment encodes these proteins:
- a CDS encoding acetamidase/formamidase family protein, giving the protein MSWQKDSIMARKGVAKGDRGTRYSITEREQGKYHYVYGPYVNPVLTVDPGAVVAAETHDAFEGAIKKETDSPSKILNFPFLNPQNGPIHVNGAEKGDTLAVYIESIVPRGPQPCGTTVVMPDFGGLVSTGQTALLNPALPERVKKLEIDAKTGTKWNDKITLPYEPFIGTIGTSPEIEAISSLVPDYYGGNMDLPDVGVGAIIYLPVNTKGALLYLGDCHAAQGDGELCGVAIEHPTVTTVQVDLIKGWTIAWPRLETKDFIMTIGSARPMEDAARIAYRELCRWMAADYGFDEIDAYMLLTQAGRIRLGNMVDPKYTLGACIKKSYLA; this is encoded by the coding sequence ATGTCCTGGCAGAAAGACTCCATCATGGCCCGCAAGGGCGTCGCCAAGGGCGACCGCGGAACCCGATACAGCATCACGGAGCGCGAGCAGGGCAAGTACCACTATGTCTATGGCCCTTACGTGAATCCGGTGCTGACGGTCGATCCCGGTGCAGTGGTGGCTGCCGAAACCCACGACGCGTTCGAGGGCGCCATCAAGAAGGAGACCGACAGCCCGTCGAAGATTCTCAATTTTCCGTTCCTCAATCCGCAGAACGGGCCGATCCACGTCAACGGCGCCGAGAAGGGCGACACGCTCGCGGTCTATATCGAGAGCATCGTGCCGCGCGGGCCGCAGCCCTGCGGCACGACCGTGGTGATGCCTGATTTCGGCGGCCTGGTCTCGACCGGGCAGACCGCGCTGCTCAACCCGGCGCTGCCGGAACGGGTCAAGAAGCTCGAGATCGACGCCAAGACCGGAACCAAATGGAACGACAAGATCACGCTGCCCTATGAGCCGTTCATCGGCACCATCGGCACCTCGCCGGAGATCGAGGCGATATCCTCGCTGGTCCCGGATTATTACGGCGGCAACATGGATCTGCCCGACGTCGGCGTCGGCGCGATCATCTACCTTCCTGTCAACACCAAGGGGGCCTTGCTCTATCTCGGCGATTGCCATGCAGCGCAGGGTGACGGCGAGCTCTGCGGCGTTGCCATCGAGCATCCGACGGTGACCACGGTGCAGGTCGATCTGATCAAGGGCTGGACCATCGCCTGGCCGCGGCTCGAGACCAAGGACTTCATCATGACGATCGGCTCGGCGCGCCCGATGGAAGATGCAGCCCGCATCGCCTATCGCGAGCTCTGCCGCTGGATGGCGGCTGACTATGGCTTCGACGAGATCGACGCCTACATGCTGCTGACCCAGGCCGGCCGTATCAGGCTCGGCAACATGGTCGATCCCAAGTACACATTGGGGGCCTGCATCAAGAAGTCCTATCTCGCTTGA
- a CDS encoding ABC transporter ATP-binding protein: MLDVPRKEVILATLGLRAGYGGKPVLQGLEIEVREGEIVAVIGRNGVGKSTLMKSLIGLVPAMSGSIVYRGEAVESLPAHKRARLGMGYVPQGRDVFPRLTVGENVAVGAAIKGGGIPEAGRRKIVDAFPILAERWNQRAGTMSGGQQQQLAIGRVLIADPNLILLDEPSEGIQPNIVQDIARNMVELNHRTGVTIILVEQNLDMIRAMAQRCYVMDKGRIVANLDRAALDDAAEMRRHLAV, translated from the coding sequence ATGCTTGACGTGCCGCGCAAGGAAGTGATCCTCGCCACGCTGGGTCTGCGTGCCGGCTATGGCGGCAAGCCGGTGCTCCAGGGCCTCGAGATCGAGGTGCGGGAAGGGGAGATCGTCGCCGTCATCGGCCGTAACGGCGTCGGCAAGTCCACATTGATGAAGAGCCTGATCGGGCTCGTGCCGGCGATGAGCGGCTCGATCGTCTATCGAGGTGAGGCGGTGGAATCTCTCCCCGCGCACAAGCGGGCGCGCCTCGGCATGGGGTATGTGCCACAGGGGCGCGACGTGTTTCCGCGGCTGACCGTCGGCGAGAACGTCGCCGTCGGCGCAGCGATCAAGGGCGGCGGTATTCCCGAAGCGGGGCGGCGCAAGATCGTTGACGCCTTTCCGATCTTGGCCGAGCGCTGGAACCAGCGCGCCGGCACCATGTCCGGAGGCCAACAGCAACAACTCGCGATCGGACGGGTCCTGATCGCGGATCCCAACCTCATCCTGCTTGACGAGCCCTCGGAGGGCATCCAGCCCAACATCGTCCAGGACATCGCGCGCAACATGGTCGAGCTCAACCATAGGACCGGGGTGACCATCATCCTGGTCGAGCAGAATCTCGACATGATCCGCGCCATGGCGCAGCGCTGCTACGTCATGGACAAAGGACGCATCGTCGCGAACCTCGATCGCGCGGCGCTCGACGATGCGGCCGAGATGCGCCGTCATCTTGCGGTTTGA
- a CDS encoding ABC transporter ATP-binding protein, protein MSLLELRKLNKHFGGLHVTNSVDLTLQAGEIHCLIGPNGAGKSTLFRLILGEHHPGSGDILFAGENITALKSFARIHRGLSVKFQVPGVFKGLSVRQNLEIALQSRHRGAELESEIGRLLSFLGLESEQAQIAGNLSHGQKQWLEIGMAVSLKPRLLLLDEPTAGMSPEETHMTGEMVQRLNADGMTVLAIEHDMAFVRQVAHRVTVLHLGQVFAQGSIDEIVADERVAAIYLGQAHA, encoded by the coding sequence ATGTCGCTGCTCGAGCTGCGTAAGCTGAATAAGCACTTCGGTGGCCTGCACGTCACCAACTCCGTCGATCTCACGCTGCAAGCCGGCGAGATCCATTGCCTGATCGGCCCGAACGGCGCCGGCAAGAGCACGTTGTTCCGCCTGATCCTGGGCGAGCATCATCCCGGCAGCGGCGACATTCTCTTCGCCGGAGAGAATATCACGGCGCTGAAATCCTTTGCTCGGATTCACCGCGGCCTCTCGGTCAAGTTCCAGGTGCCCGGCGTCTTCAAGGGCCTGTCGGTCCGCCAGAATCTCGAGATCGCCCTGCAGAGCCGGCATCGCGGGGCAGAGCTCGAATCCGAGATCGGCCGGCTGCTGAGCTTCCTCGGGCTGGAATCGGAGCAGGCGCAGATCGCCGGCAACCTCAGCCATGGCCAGAAGCAATGGCTCGAGATCGGCATGGCGGTCAGCCTGAAGCCGCGCCTTCTGCTGCTGGACGAGCCGACCGCCGGCATGTCGCCCGAGGAAACCCACATGACCGGCGAGATGGTGCAGCGGCTCAATGCCGACGGCATGACGGTGCTGGCCATCGAGCACGACATGGCCTTCGTCCGGCAGGTCGCGCACCGCGTCACCGTGCTGCATCTCGGCCAGGTCTTCGCGCAGGGTTCGATCGACGAGATCGTAGCCGACGAACGCGTGGCGGCGATCTATCTGGGGCAGGCCCATGCTTGA